The nucleotide window CTCTTCCCTGTGTGTCAATGTACTGCTGCACTGTAtcctgtcccagactgtccCCGTGGGTGAAGAGGACGACAGTGTGATTCAGGACAGCCTCCCCAAACACCTCGGTCATGGTCAGCTGGGCTCCTTTCTCCTCGTCCGTGAAGCGTCTGGCCCGCAGCACCAGCAGGAAAGCATGGGGTCCTGGAGAGGACAGCAGCAGGCACCTCCTGACCTCCAGACACACATCCCTCTGGCGCCCCCTGGAGTCCAGGAGGTCTGGCGTGTCGATGATGGAGACCTGCCTCCCAGCAGCTTCCCCTCTGCGTCTCTCGCAGGTCTGTGTGACTGCGGACAGGCTGGGCCAGgaggggaacagtgtgctgCCCAGGACGGTGTTTCCTGCTGTGCTCTTCCCAGCACCAGTCCTGCCCAGCAGCACCAGTCTCAGCTCAGAGGTGCGGGGCTGGAGTCTGGGTTTGACTGCAGGGTCTCCTTCACTCACTGCaacagggggagagacaggatCATCAGTGAGGTTAGACATGAGAGGAGACCAACCTTTCCACAGATAAAAGGAGACCAATTTGCTCAAGGGTCAGACCTTAAAAGTCATTATAAAACAAACTTATAGTCTTTGGCATCAACTAACTACAAAGTTTTACCCaatgttcatgattttgtgtttGAACTTTTGTTCTTTTGTCAGAACCTGTGTCAGAACTTTGTTTTCCTAAAGTAACTCAAATTTCATCTGAAGAATCTGTGTTCATATACTGGCCTCAAGCAACAACAGTCATGCtgtagtactgtactgttacaggGGCAGAGTGTATAAGGACGTTAATTGAAGAAGGAGAGATAATCTCTTCAATCCAGTTAAGAAAATCACTCTAGAAGAGTGTGCAGTCCAGTGCAATCCATCCTTCTGGTATTTCACTCTGAAACTGATCACCCCCAGAGTCAGAGTCCACTGTGTCTTTACTTCAGAGGATGAGAAGAGAGAAACAGACTTAATGCTTCTCAGCACCTGTCAGTGGAATAAACTCAACCTCATGTTCCTGGTACCACATCCCCACGGCTGGGCTGAGTTGCAGTGATTCTCTTCCTCATTGTCAGTGTCAGTTGGTCGGGAACTGTCCCTTCAACACTGAGACCTGCAGTCGTGACCACtttgttaaaaaagcaaaattcaGACTCCAGGCTGTTCAGTAATTCTCCATCTCACCCTGTTTGACACAGATTCTACAAGAGGCTGCTGCTGTTCAGTCACAGACTCACTGATCTGCAGACAAGCTGTGATGAGTCTTTCAGACTGATGTACAGAAACAGCTCTTGTTAGGGTTTCTAATAATCTGCTGATGGGCTCTTTCATCCACTGTCCTGCAGGACTTCAGAGCTCCCTTTGTACCTACTGGTCAGACAGTCTTGAGGAACAGATTTCAGAGAGGTTGTTGGTGTGACTGAACTTCTCTGTGATGGATTAAATCTAATCTCACTGATAGAAAAAAGTTCAATTACAGCACAGAGGACCAATTTAAGTTGGTATATATTAGTGTGTTAGTGTGCTAGTCATACAGTAGAGtggaacactgtattattataattcctACTAGGACACAAGATGGTTGAATCTCTGAGTTTAATGACCAGTAAGATCAGTGACTCAGTAATACAACATCAGTCACACTCACTGTTGGGAGGCTCGCTCATACTGTTTCTCCTCTTGACAGGcagtctgggctcctctgtctctttctcctgctcctcttccttcagtgtctttctcattttctccttcagctcctctgctctcctgctccaccCCTCCTCCAATTTCTGTCtgagctcctcttctctctctctctcccttctttcATACTTCTGTCTTAgctcttctgtctctctctgtctcacctcctccttctgtctcagctcctctatctctctctgtctctcctcctccctctgtctcagctcctctgtctctctctgtctctcctcctccttctgtctcagctcctctgtctctctctgtctctcctcaatcctttgtctcagctcctctgtctctctctgtctctcctccaacctctgtctcagctcttctgtctctctccgtctcccctcctccctctgtctcagctcctctatctctctctgtctctcctcctccctctgtctcagctcctctatctctctctgtctctcctcctccctctgtctcagctcctctgtctctctctgtctctcctcaatcctttgtctcagctcctctgtctctctctgtctctcctcctccctctgtctcagctcctctgtctctctctgtctctcctcaatcctttgtctcagctcctctgtctctctctgtctctcctcctccctctgtctcagctcctctgtctctctctgtctctcctcctccctctgtctcagctcctctgtctctctctgtctctcctcctccttctgtctcagctcctctgtctctctctgtctctcctcaatcctttgtctcagctcctctgtctctctctgtctctcctcctccctctgtctcagctcctctgtctctctctgtctctcctcaatcctttgtctcagctcctctgtctctctctgtctctcctccaacctctgtctcagctcttctgtctctctctgtctccccttctccctctgtctcagctcctctatctctctctgtctctcctcctccctctgtctcagctcctctgtctctctctgtctctcctccaacctctgtctcagctcctctgtctctctctgtctctcctcctccctctgtctcagctcttctgtctctctctgtctccccttctccctctgtctcagctcctctatctctctctgtctctcctcaatcctttgtctcagctcctctgtctctctctgtctctcctcaatcctttgtctcagctcctctgtctctctctgtctctcctccaacctctgtctcagctcttctgtctctctccgtctcccctcctccctctgtctcagctcctctatctctctctgtctctcctcctccctctgtctcagctcctctatctctctctgtctctcctcctccctctgtctcagctcctctgtctctctctgtctctcctcctccttctgtctcagctcctctgtctctctctgtctctcctcaatcctttgtctcagctcctctgtctctctctgtctctcctcctccctctgtctcagctcctctgtctctctctgtctctcctcaatcctttgtctcagctcctctgtctctctctgtctctcctccaacctctgtctcagctcctctatctctctctgtctctcctcctccctctgtctcagctcctctgtctctctctgtctctcctcaatcctttgtctcagctcctctgtctctctctgtctctcctccaacctctgtctcagctcctctgtctctctctgtctcccctcctccctctgtctcagctcctttgtctctctctgtctctcctcctccctctgtctgagctcctctatctctctctgtctctcctcctccttctgtccgagctcctctgtctctcctcctacCTCTGTCTGAGCTCCTCTATCTCTCTccgtctctcctcctccctctttctcagctcctctgtctctctctgtctctcctcctccctctttctcatctcctctgtctctctctctctcctcctccctctgtctcagctcctctgtctctctctgtttctcctccaacctctgtctcagctcctctgtctcttgttccttcagtctgatccTTTCTGCTGTCTCTCTGTATATCTCAGTGGTAAAGTGCCACCCATAGTTTTCTGCTACCATGTCctctatcttctccagcagctctgtgacctgagtgcaGTCGcccctgttcttgttgttgagaacatgatacctgttcccacatttttccaccAGCCACTGGAGCTCCTTCCCTCCTCTCTCAATGTGCTGTTCAATGGttgtgtctctcagtgtgtcccCCCAGGTGAACAGTACTATTGTGTGTCTCCACACTCTCTCACTGAGAAGCTCCAGATGTTTCTCCACTGATGTCCTGTCTCTTTCTGTGAACGATGTGTCTACAGGAATCACGAGGAGGAGAGTGTGGggtcctgggggacacagagacacactatGCATAACCCCCTGCCTGATGTGCTGTGGATCAGTCCACAACATCAGTTTCCACAAATCCCATGCTTGTGTGTTGACTACAGTGACCTGCCACCTGTCCACTTCGCCCTGTCTCTTCACACACTCCTCAGTTACTTCCTCAGCCTCAAAGTCCTCTctgcccaggatggtgtttcctgctgagGTGTTACTAGACCACTGCTCATCCAGCAACACAATCCTGATCTCTGAGAGATGCTGTAAATCACAGTgtctctgttctcttcctgaaGAGAGAAAGAGTACAGATTATTTATCACTGCCCAGAGAGTCAACCAAATTATAACACAAACAACACAACCTTACACAATAGAACACACAAACATGACATAAGCTGCTACAGacccctaaacagacaatacacgctACCCGAATATGaaaccaagataagaaacagcaaaaagaaatggaccctgacgaagtacaggatcagtgaccacagcctggacatagaaactggatgacacaggcagacctggctggccagagaggacaggctgtgctcccactgccagcggggagaaatagagacagaggtgcacttcctactgtgacagatactctgggattagagaaacattcctCCCTAAATATATTACTCTTATCCCAGAATTTGTGTTTGATAAGAAGATCTTTGATCCCTGACAGGAGAAAGTGAAAGTAAatcagctcctgtctctctaATTCAGACCCTGAGTGTTTGACAGACAGAACAAACTCTCAGCAGACAGGAAGAAacttctccagctgctgctgtgctctgtgacagAGAAGAGACCCTCAGTGACTCCCTTACCGACACTCTCACAGGTAGAACAAGAGAAAACTCACCAGGGCTGAGCGCTGAGCTCTCAGacgccatctctctctctccttctctcttccTGGTGAACTGAGGGGGAGGAGATCCTGTTCTCTTCAGGTAAAGGTGAGCTCAACTGGGGGATGAAGACTCTGCCCTGGCACCACCTGGTggttcagtaaaaataaaacttaataaaTTGGCTAGAAAATTAATGACATACAGTGGCAGATTAAGGTGATCAGAGTCTGTTTagtctgaaggaactgagtctctttagtctgaagggagtgacCCACACTGACAGGTTTAAAAACTTTGTGTCTTTACAGCAGTCAGACATATAGCAGAACACAACAGGAAACATATTTACTCATATTTTCCATTTCTCCACTTCAGGGGAGTTTTAAAGTGCTATACTGTACTAATACAAACTATATTAACTTCATAATGGATTTAGAACAAACTTATAAATATCTTCcctaaagtagttcaggtgggtagctgcgtcagcatgcgtaggctgcaaaggaacaagtaataggtttattccatgctgaaaaaaagaagaaagagaacacaacgtttcggccgtggagccttcttcaggtgtgagagagacagggcagtaggcaaaggtaaagtagcgggagaacaaaggttgagagggaggaggagtgagaggcgggagcaggggacagaaagagaggccaatcaagaggtgtgaagtcagaatgggtgcagagaggtgtgaaatgaaacttccaatgaatggagaaaatttaaaagaacagtaatctgtcgttaagggaagggagaatgtgtgatcctagctgcagaataattttagtttcggtggtctttctgatgtatgagttcggaaaaccgtctttgagaacacagacggagagattagagtggtcgtggccgtcagaggtgaaatgagaaacaatgggcttggagagatctttaatcttcacagccctgacgtgttctctgaagcggtctccgagtctccttcctgtttccccaatgtagatggctgggcatttactgcaagagatacagtaaataaggttgctggaggtacaagatgctgtctgggtgatccggaattgtcctgaggggccttgaatgagtgtggtggtggctgtgtacttgcaggtgatacagcgagctcttttgcaagggaaaatgcctggtgtggatggttgctgagggcggtcaagggagctgtgaacaaggaggttacgcagattaggtggtcggcgatatgagatgatagggcgatcagaaaagagggccccaatggagggatcatcctgtaggatggaaaagttctggttaatggtcctggggataggaagtgtgttagggtggtaaggaagcaccaaaggaatgcagttgttacggcgggagttcctgatcgggttgatggtccggggggtgtttttgactcgggcaagggccctgtcaatcacactgctggggtatcctctgttgataaaaaatgagtacatttcgagggcttggttttcgaagtcgatgtcgtcgctgcataatcgtcgtaacctaaggaactgtgaaaaaggaagagagtttttagtgtggttggggtgaaatgagctgtacaggaggtagctgtgtgaatccgtgggtttgtaataaactgaagtggacagtcgggggtagttgatagacaagtggatgtctagaaacggaagagtggtggaagaaatgttaaccgtatatttgagggacaggtggaagttggtgaaatggtgcaggaagaattcaagctgatcgttgaagcatgtggcggcaccgacgcagtcatcaatatatcgtttgtagaggtcagggacatagccagtgtaggaagcgaagaagcgttcttctacccagccgacaaaaatgttggcatagctgggtcccattctggtgcccatggcaactccactgacctgttggtaaaaaagattattgaaagaga belongs to Lepisosteus oculatus isolate fLepOcu1 chromosome 14, fLepOcu1.hap2, whole genome shotgun sequence and includes:
- the LOC138242966 gene encoding trichohyalin-like isoform X2, yielding MASESSALSPGREQRHCDLQHLSEIRIVLLDEQWSSNTSAGNTILGREDFEAEEVTEECVKRQGEVDRWQVTVVNTQAWDLWKLMLWTDPQHIRQGVMHSVSLCPPGPHTLLLVIPVDTSFTERDRTSVEKHLELLSERVWRHTIVLFTWGDTLRDTTIEQHIERGGKELQWLVEKCGNRYHVLNNKNRGDCTQVTELLEKIEDMVAENYGWHFTTEIYRETAERIRLKEQETEELRQRLEEKQRETEELRQREEERERDRGDEKEGGGETERDRGAEKEGGGETERDRGAQTEVGGETEELGQKEEERQREIEELRQREEERQRETKELRQREEGRQRETEELRQRLEERQRETEELRQRIEERQRETEELRQREEERQREIEELRQRLEERQRETEELRQRIEERQRETEELRQREEERQRETEELRQRIEERQRETEELRQKEEERQRETEELRQREEERQREIEELRQREEERQREIEELRQREEGRRRETEELRQRLEERQRETEELRQRIEERQRETEELRQRIEERQREIEELRQREKGRQRETEELRQREEERQRETEELRQRLEERQRETEELRQREEERQREIEELRQREKGRQRETEELRQRLEERQRETEELRQRIEERQRETEELRQREEERQRETEELRQRIEERQRETEELRQKEEERQRETEELRQREEERQRETEELRQREEERQRETEELRQRIEERQRETEELRQREEERQRETEELRQRIEERQRETEELRQREEERQREIEELRQREEERQREIEELRQREEGRRRETEELRQRLEERQRETEELRQRIEERQRETEELRQKEEERQRETEELRQREEERQREIEELRQKEEVRQRETEELRQKYERREREREEELRQKLEEGWSRRAEELKEKMRKTLKEEEQEKETEEPRLPVKRRNSMSEPPNMSEGDPAVKPRLQPRTSELRLVLLGRTGAGKSTAGNTVLGSTLFPSWPSLSAVTQTCERRRGEAAGRQVSIIDTPDLLDSRGRQRDVCLEVRRCLLLSSPGPHAFLLVLRARRFTDEEKGAQLTMTEVFGEAVLNHTVVLFTHGDSLGQDTVQQYIDTQGRDLQQLLEKCGNRYHVLNNKDTGNRTQVTELLEKIEDMVAGNNLGFFVDQDAEERLRERENRYREEEEEGRKEREEFLKKVQELREEYEAELHQKTEELRRRSEEEQRRQLEELRHRQGEEQCRQLEALKREQEETLRRKEQELQLQYQEQRQRLEQEQHEKTEEIKLRYRMQHQELLRRYEEEQCSRTEQMELRYQEQQRRVQETILKLTEEQLRKVEETRTQCAERLRERMEAVKRELEEEQERKIEELRQQHRVQDRGEAQQRCEAELWRKVEDIKQLYEERLQRRIQELEQQQQREMEEKRKEQEEEQRKREEELRRQLEEDHRQREQELELRRAEELRRVEELEQRYAQEEQSRLAELRLHYEERMREQGRQKLQRQMEELKLRQQQREVELRQELEDEQRRRAEELRQQLERECHQKEQELEKRYREQQREAQEERSRMEELRRQWEEGLREEYDRRLQRKEVEIQERWEGELQRKVKELQESSQPQRRRQSLEPGQSKYPSSGRCPVRVG
- the LOC138242966 gene encoding trichohyalin-like isoform X1; this translates as MASESSALSPGREQRHCDLQHLSEIRIVLLDEQWSSNTSAGNTILGREDFEAEEVTEECVKRQGEVDRWQVTVVNTQAWDLWKLMLWTDPQHIRQGVMHSVSLCPPGPHTLLLVIPVDTSFTERDRTSVEKHLELLSERVWRHTIVLFTWGDTLRDTTIEQHIERGGKELQWLVEKCGNRYHVLNNKNRGDCTQVTELLEKIEDMVAENYGWHFTTEIYRETAERIRLKEQETEELRQRLEEKQRETEELRQREEERERDRGDEKEGGGETERDRGAEKEGGGETERDRGAQTEVGGETEELGQKEEERQREIEELRQREEERQRETKELRQREEGRQRETEELRQRLEERQRETEELRQRIEERQRETEELRQREEERQREIEELRQRLEERQRETEELRQRIEERQRETEELRQREEERQRETEELRQRIEERQRETEELRQKEEERQRETEELRQREEERQREIEELRQREEERQREIEELRQREEGRRRETEELRQRLEERQRETEELRQRIEERQRETEELRQRIEERQREIEELRQREKGRQRETEELRQREEERQRETEELRQRLEERQRETEELRQREEERQREIEELRQREKGRQRETEELRQRLEERQRETEELRQRIEERQRETEELRQREEERQRETEELRQRIEERQRETEELRQKEEERQRETEELRQREEERQRETEELRQREEERQRETEELRQRIEERQRETEELRQREEERQRETEELRQRIEERQRETEELRQREEERQREIEELRQREEERQREIEELRQREEGRRRETEELRQRLEERQRETEELRQRIEERQRETEELRQKEEERQRETEELRQREEERQREIEELRQKEEVRQRETEELRQKYERREREREEELRQKLEEGWSRRAEELKEKMRKTLKEEEQEKETEEPRLPVKRRNSMSEPPNMSEGDPAVKPRLQPRTSELRLVLLGRTGAGKSTAGNTVLGSTLFPSWPSLSAVTQTCERRRGEAAGRQVSIIDTPDLLDSRGRQRDVCLEVRRCLLLSSPGPHAFLLVLRARRFTDEEKGAQLTMTEVFGEAVLNHTVVLFTHGDSLGQDTVQQYIDTQGRDLQQLLEKCGNRYHVLNNKDTGNRTQVTELLEKIEDMVAGNNLGFFVDQDAEERLRERENRYREEEEEGRKEREEFLKKVQELREEYEAELHQKTEELRRRSEEEQRRQLEELRHRQGEEQCRQLEALKREQEETLRRKEQELQLQYQEQRQRLEQEQHEKTEEIKLRYRMQHQELLRRYEEEQCSRTEQMELRYQEQQRRVQETILKLTEEQLRKVEETRTQCAERLRERMEAVKRELEEEQERKIEELRQQHRVQDRGEAQQRCEAELWRKVEDIKQLYEERLQRRIQELEQQQQREMEEKRKEQEEEQRKREEELRRQLEEDHRQREQELELRRAEELRRVEELEQRYAQEEQSRLAELRLHYEERMREQGRQKLQRQMEELKLRQQQREVELRQELEDEQRRRAEELRQQLERECHQKEQELEKRYREQQREAQEERSRMEELRRQWEEGLREEYDRRLQRKEVEIQERWEGELQRKVKELQESSQPQRRRQSLEPGQMSEGDPAVEPRLQPRSSELRLVQLGAGLGAAIGALAGALRGPTGAAAGTVIGAAAGAQIGALLGGETRAAQTHTQEHTQPTDTQLHTQPTDTEEHTQPADTQEHTQPTDTQEHTQPTDTQEHTQSADTQEHTQ